In Mycobacterium sp. Aquia_216, a genomic segment contains:
- a CDS encoding fatty acid desaturase family protein, producing the protein MAITDVPEYAHLNDADLDEFGAALDTIRCDIESSRCAADRVYIKRAIAFHRFLEVAARLIIGRSKGRFGWAVGTAALAAAKCIENMELGHNISHGQWDWMNDPEIHSTTWEWDMAGVASHWQNSHNYKHHVFSNVVGVDDDLGFRVLRVTRDEKWQPHAWTQAGRALLLALLFEWGVALHCLLSMQERETTEAGRTAHRNVLLHKIARQVGKDYVVFPALSRRRWWRTLGANVVANGLRNVWAYIVIVCGHFTDGAEKFTPSVLVDETKPEWYLRQMLGTANFQAGTVMGFMCGNLCYQIEHHMFPDLPSNRYPEIAERVRALCVAYDLPYTTGPLHRQFLLTVRTICKLSLPDRFLTATSDDAPETASEHRFRNTPLRSHSPGVGRRGLATAILALRTT; encoded by the coding sequence ATGGCCATCACTGACGTTCCGGAATATGCCCATCTAAACGACGCAGATCTCGACGAGTTCGGGGCCGCGCTGGACACGATCCGCTGTGATATCGAGTCCTCGCGCTGTGCCGCTGATCGGGTATACATCAAGCGTGCCATCGCTTTTCACCGATTTCTCGAAGTCGCGGCGAGGCTGATCATCGGACGCAGCAAGGGCAGGTTCGGCTGGGCGGTCGGAACCGCCGCGCTGGCCGCGGCCAAGTGCATCGAGAATATGGAACTCGGCCATAACATCAGCCACGGTCAATGGGATTGGATGAACGACCCCGAAATCCATTCCACGACCTGGGAATGGGACATGGCCGGTGTCGCATCGCATTGGCAGAATTCGCACAACTACAAGCATCACGTGTTTTCGAACGTGGTCGGCGTCGACGACGACCTCGGTTTCCGCGTCCTGCGGGTGACCCGAGACGAGAAGTGGCAGCCACACGCCTGGACGCAGGCGGGGCGCGCTTTGTTGCTGGCGCTGTTGTTCGAGTGGGGCGTCGCACTGCACTGCCTGTTATCGATGCAGGAGCGCGAGACCACAGAAGCGGGTAGAACCGCACACCGGAACGTGCTGCTCCACAAGATCGCTCGGCAGGTCGGCAAGGACTACGTGGTGTTTCCCGCGCTGAGCCGACGGCGGTGGTGGCGCACCCTGGGGGCCAACGTGGTCGCCAACGGTTTGCGCAATGTGTGGGCGTACATCGTCATTGTCTGCGGTCACTTCACCGACGGCGCGGAAAAGTTCACCCCGTCAGTACTGGTGGACGAGACGAAGCCCGAATGGTATCTGCGGCAAATGCTGGGCACCGCGAACTTCCAGGCCGGGACGGTTATGGGGTTCATGTGCGGAAACCTCTGCTACCAAATCGAACATCACATGTTCCCTGACCTGCCGAGCAATCGGTACCCAGAAATCGCCGAGCGGGTCCGCGCGTTGTGCGTCGCCTACGACCTGCCCTACACGACAGGCCCGTTGCATCGCCAGTTCCTGCTCACCGTGCGCACGATCTGCAAACTGTCGCTGCCGGACCGGTTTCTGACCGCCACCTCCGACGACGCGCCAGAGACCGCCTCCGAGCACAGGTTTCGGAACACACCGCTACGATCGCACTCCCCGGGCGTGGGGCGACGCGGACTGGCGACGGCAATACTCGCCCTTCGGACTACGTGA
- a CDS encoding NYN domain-containing protein has translation MTESATTRVAVYLDFDNIVISRYDQVHGRNSFQKDKIKGLETERLQLATVDVGAIIDFASSFGTLVLTRAYADWSADVNAAYHGQLVGRAVDLVQLFPAAAYGKNGADIRLAVDAVEDMFRLPDLTHVVIVGGDSDYIALAQRCKRLGRYVVGIGVAGASSRSLAAACDEFVTYDALPGIPTAAVQSTDSRKRSRRQSTPESDDEPAPADAQAAATGLLERALRIGQDKDDTEWLHNSAVKAQMKRMDPSFSEKSLGFKSFSDFLRSRSDLVDLDETSTTRLVRLRGDTVT, from the coding sequence ATGACCGAATCCGCCACCACCCGCGTCGCGGTCTACCTCGACTTCGACAACATCGTGATCTCCCGCTACGACCAGGTGCACGGGCGAAACTCCTTTCAGAAGGACAAGATCAAGGGTCTCGAGACGGAGCGGCTGCAGTTGGCGACCGTCGACGTCGGCGCCATCATTGACTTCGCGTCGTCGTTCGGCACACTCGTGCTCACCCGCGCCTATGCGGACTGGTCCGCGGATGTCAACGCCGCCTACCACGGCCAGCTCGTCGGCCGCGCGGTCGATCTTGTTCAGCTGTTCCCGGCCGCCGCGTACGGCAAGAACGGAGCCGACATCCGGCTGGCCGTCGACGCGGTCGAGGATATGTTCCGGTTGCCCGACCTGACCCACGTCGTGATCGTCGGCGGCGACTCCGACTACATCGCGTTGGCTCAGCGGTGCAAGCGGCTCGGTCGCTACGTCGTCGGCATCGGTGTGGCCGGTGCCAGCAGCCGATCCCTTGCCGCGGCCTGCGACGAGTTCGTCACCTACGATGCACTGCCCGGGATACCCACTGCCGCAGTCCAATCCACCGACTCCAGGAAGCGCAGCCGGCGGCAGAGCACGCCTGAGTCCGACGACGAGCCGGCTCCAGCCGATGCGCAGGCCGCAGCCACCGGGTTGCTTGAACGCGCCCTTCGCATCGGCCAGGACAAGGACGACACGGAGTGGCTGCACAACTCGGCGGTCAAAGCACAGATGAAGCGTATGGACCCGTCATTCAGCGAGAAATCCTTGGGCTTCAAGTCATTCAGCGATTTCCTGCGATCCCGCTCCGACCTCGTCGACCTCGACGAGACCAGCACCACGCGCCTGGTACGGCTGCGCGGCGATACGGTCACGTAG
- a CDS encoding DUF6131 family protein, which translates to MQRMGHAVGDRRHYY; encoded by the coding sequence ATGCAACGGATGGGACACGCGGTCGGCGACCGCCGGCACTACTACTAA
- a CDS encoding fatty acid desaturase family protein → MAIGNIPAFAHLTDTDIETLAVELDAIRLDIEESRGERDARYIRRTIAAQRALELAGRLMLTGGSKRSAWWAGTVTLGVAKIIENMEIGHNVMHGQWNWMNDPEIHSSTWEWDMSAASKHWRSTHNYQHHKYTNIVGMDDDVGYAILRVTRDQPWKPYNVGNLLFNTILAVGFEWGIGFQPIEAGKVLKPGPERETTLLQMREFAVKAGRQVVKDYVAFPGLTSLSPAATYKSTFKANLVANVIRNLWADAVIFCGHFPDGAEKFTKTDMVGETKGEWYLRQMLGSANFGAGPALRFMSGNLCYQIEHHLYPDLPSNRLHEISVRVRALCDKYDLPYTTGSFLVQCGKTWRTIAKLSLPDRYLRDTADNAAETRSERMFAELGPGFGGTDPATGRHRGLKTAIAAVRRWRAEAVAGTVN, encoded by the coding sequence ATGGCGATCGGTAACATTCCCGCCTTCGCGCACCTGACCGACACCGACATCGAGACGCTCGCCGTAGAGCTGGACGCGATCCGGCTGGACATCGAGGAATCTCGTGGCGAGCGCGATGCGCGCTACATCCGCCGCACCATCGCCGCGCAACGCGCCCTTGAGCTGGCCGGTCGCCTCATGCTGACCGGTGGATCGAAACGCTCGGCATGGTGGGCCGGAACGGTGACGCTTGGGGTGGCCAAGATCATCGAGAACATGGAGATCGGCCACAATGTGATGCACGGCCAGTGGAACTGGATGAACGATCCCGAGATCCACTCCTCGACATGGGAGTGGGACATGAGCGCAGCCTCAAAACACTGGCGGTCGACCCACAACTATCAGCACCACAAGTACACCAACATCGTCGGGATGGACGACGATGTCGGCTACGCCATCCTCCGAGTCACTCGGGACCAACCCTGGAAGCCATACAACGTCGGCAACCTGCTGTTCAACACGATCCTGGCGGTCGGATTTGAGTGGGGGATTGGCTTCCAGCCCATCGAGGCCGGAAAGGTCCTCAAGCCTGGTCCGGAGCGCGAAACCACCCTGCTGCAGATGCGTGAGTTCGCGGTCAAGGCGGGAAGGCAAGTGGTCAAGGACTATGTCGCGTTCCCCGGGCTCACCTCGCTGTCGCCAGCCGCGACCTACAAATCGACGTTCAAGGCCAATCTGGTGGCCAATGTGATTCGCAATCTCTGGGCCGACGCGGTGATCTTCTGCGGGCACTTCCCAGACGGCGCAGAGAAATTCACCAAGACGGATATGGTCGGCGAGACGAAGGGCGAGTGGTATCTGCGCCAGATGCTGGGCAGTGCCAACTTCGGGGCCGGCCCGGCGCTGCGGTTCATGAGTGGCAACCTGTGCTATCAGATCGAGCATCACCTTTATCCCGATCTGCCGAGCAACCGGCTGCACGAGATTTCGGTGCGGGTGCGGGCGTTGTGCGACAAGTACGACTTGCCTTACACCACAGGCTCATTCCTGGTGCAATGCGGTAAGACATGGCGCACGATCGCCAAACTGTCGCTGCCAGATCGCTACTTGCGCGATACCGCCGACAACGCGGCGGAGACCCGTAGCGAGCGGATGTTCGCCGAACTGGGGCCGGGTTTCGGCGGAACCGATCCGGCAACAGGCCGCCACCGTGGTCTCAAAACAGCGATCGCTGCGGTCCGCCGGTGGCGCGCCGAGGCGGTTGCAGGCACTGTCAATTGA
- a CDS encoding cold-shock protein, with the protein MTQGTVKWFNSDKGFGFIAPDGGAKDVFVHHSEIQGSGFRSLEENQRVQFEINQGPKGPQAVQVTVV; encoded by the coding sequence ATGACACAGGGAACTGTGAAGTGGTTCAATAGCGACAAGGGCTTTGGATTTATCGCCCCTGACGGCGGCGCAAAGGACGTTTTCGTCCACCACTCCGAGATCCAGGGTAGCGGTTTCCGCTCTCTTGAAGAGAACCAGCGAGTCCAGTTCGAGATCAACCAGGGACCCAAGGGCCCTCAGGCGGTGCAGGTGACTGTCGTCTAG
- a CDS encoding DUF5994 family protein has product MGLSSTASSGSRPRCPKLVDGSVTVAHVSSPPSSPARLTLCERDLTQAAVDGVWWPKSLDLSVELPDLVTVFNLWLGRVRRVVYDPSAWLPAPSRVIRRNEMVSLDPYRMVFSDTIYLKGARSRDAVLFVLSPSSSGDEAKCLLSEVAASAQPMNASVLRELVRQRAPGSDRILAAAPHVGSGLNWMPGL; this is encoded by the coding sequence GTGGGTTTGTCGAGTACCGCTTCCTCCGGTAGCCGTCCGCGATGTCCAAAATTGGTAGACGGGAGCGTCACTGTGGCGCACGTTTCTTCACCCCCCTCCAGCCCGGCTCGTTTGACACTGTGCGAACGCGACCTCACCCAGGCCGCCGTGGACGGCGTGTGGTGGCCGAAAAGCTTGGACCTGAGCGTGGAACTCCCCGACCTCGTTACCGTGTTCAACTTGTGGCTTGGCCGGGTGCGGCGAGTCGTTTACGACCCAAGCGCATGGTTGCCCGCCCCGTCGCGAGTTATTCGCCGCAACGAGATGGTCTCACTTGACCCCTACCGAATGGTATTCAGCGACACCATTTACCTGAAGGGCGCCAGGTCTCGCGACGCCGTGTTGTTCGTGCTTTCGCCCTCCAGTTCCGGCGACGAGGCGAAGTGTCTTCTCAGCGAGGTCGCCGCGTCAGCACAACCTATGAATGCCAGCGTGTTACGCGAATTGGTCCGCCAGCGGGCACCGGGCTCCGACCGCATATTGGCAGCGGCGCCACACGTAGGGTCCGGCTTGAATTGGATGCCGGGACTCTAG
- a CDS encoding DUF5994 family protein, whose product MADTVGTRRPGSPVRLTLASRLGDQIDGAWWPRTGRISRELPELVSVLEVPLGQVIDINVNWASIQRQPDLNWAWWQGIHPHIMTVCGHDARAKILVVPYRTGTALAVMLLRRAAGLSVLAAHRDSRAFLTAECILRAARGEKMFEVRRVRRADAKSGSR is encoded by the coding sequence ATGGCCGATACGGTAGGGACGCGGCGTCCTGGGAGTCCGGTGCGACTTACCCTGGCGTCCCGGCTGGGGGATCAGATTGATGGCGCGTGGTGGCCCCGCACCGGGCGGATCTCGCGGGAGCTCCCTGAATTGGTCTCAGTTTTGGAGGTCCCGCTGGGCCAGGTCATCGACATCAACGTCAACTGGGCATCGATACAACGCCAGCCGGATCTGAATTGGGCCTGGTGGCAGGGTATACACCCGCATATCATGACGGTTTGCGGTCACGATGCGCGGGCGAAGATTCTGGTGGTTCCGTACCGAACCGGGACCGCCCTGGCGGTGATGCTTTTGCGGCGGGCCGCGGGTTTATCCGTGCTTGCGGCGCATCGCGATTCCCGCGCATTCCTGACCGCCGAATGCATTCTCCGCGCGGCGAGGGGTGAGAAAATGTTTGAAGTACGTCGCGTCAGGCGCGCTGACGCCAAGAGCGGGTCTCGTTGA